The Bubalus kerabau isolate K-KA32 ecotype Philippines breed swamp buffalo chromosome 10, PCC_UOA_SB_1v2, whole genome shotgun sequence sequence AATTAACCATTATCCTCCTTCACATATAATGCTTGGGTGGGTTGGAATTTTTTGTTTCATACTTAGGCATACAATGGAAGTACAGTGACTACCAGAAGGTAGCAAAATACAAATGGCTATGGAAAAGAAGTCACAAAAAGACCATGGAAAAAGGAAATTTTGTAGGGCTAAGGTTTTAGAGAATTTAGAAAGCTAAAGTGGAGAAATGACAAAGGAGGAATAAGTCAATGAGAATTCTCACTGTGACAGGTTTCATCTTTTCCCACAATTTTCCATCCTCAAAAATTGTACATCCAGCATCTAAGAAGTATCTCCAATACAACACAAAAGTAAGggtgaaaaatattaatgttctATAAATTCATCCTTCAAAAGTTTCAATAGTAATTTTACATCAGTCACTCCTTGGGAACAATTGAGAGGTGGTGTGGAGATGGAGGTGTTGAGATTTGTTGAAATAGAGGAGGTGGCAGATTTGGATGGCACGGAtacctgggtcatgaaggatATCTAGGGTTCtgatttcctcttcctttctatTAGCCCTTTTCTCTGCTCTTCCATGTTCACATATTTTTCCTGTCTGGTATTCAACACCCTTCATAATATGACCCCAAAATGAACCCTCAACTTTCATCAGTCTAGTCACTTAACTACGCCACCCTCTTATCAACTCCACACATTTGCTTAGGCTTCTCTTTAAACTCAGAGCCTCACCTCATCTTCTGCTCTGCAGGTTTAGAAAGATACTTAACACAGATTCTTTGGGTCTTAttttgtaaaatgggtataactCGTATCTTATAACAGTGTCACAGGGATTAAATTAGACAATTTATGTAGGGACCACATCACAGTAAAAGACATCTGGAAGATTCTCAGCTCATGTTTGTTCCCCTCTCCTTCCTATCTTCAAACCATCAGTCAACTGCAACTTCCTTTTTGAATTTCTGGCTACAGCATATACTGATACTTATATACTTATTTCCCTAAGCTCTTGTGGCACTAAATGTAAAAttcaaggaaggaaaatgaacaCAATACTAATCTCACCTCTCATATTGTCAAACAAATGAGAAACCATGATAAAAATCAGTGTTGGGGAGGCTGTGGGAAAATGAGCACTCTCAAACAAATGTTTTAGCAAGACCAGTTCACATAGCATAAAAATCATCCTTTTAAAGTATAAGTAATTTTTAGTATATccacaatgttgtgcaaccaccaCCACTGATTATAGAACATCTTCGTCAGCCTCAAAGAAACTGAGTATCCGTTAGCAGTCATTTCCCATTCTTCCCTCTGCCTAGTCTTTAGAAgctactaatctactttctgtctttatagatttgcccattctggatattttatataaattgaatcCTATAATATATGGCCTTCTGTGTTTGGGTTATTTTACTTAGTacaatattttcaaagttcatgTAACAatgggtgaataatattccattgtgtgtatataccacattttgttgtcCATTCATCAGATGATGGAGGTTTAGATTGCTTTacttcttggctattatgaataatactacCATGAACATTCATATACATGTTTTGTATGaatatgtttttaattctcttgggtTTATACTTATGAATGAACTTGTTGCCACTCTGTGTTTAACTATTTGAGAAACTGCCAATGGTTTTCTagagcagctgcaccattttacatttcttccaGCAACGTGTGCATATTCAAATTTTTTCAAATCCTGGCCAGGAGTTTTTCAAATCTACTTGGCATTGTCTGTCTATTTTATTTTAGCCATGCTAATGGGTATGAAGAGGTACCTTATTGTGATTTTAATATATCTTTCCCTAGAGATTAACAGagtgtcttttcatttgcttacAAGCCATTTGTGTATCCTTTTCTAAGAAATGCCTACTCAAATattttgcacattaaaaaaaaattgagttatttgtgttcttattgttgagttgtaagagtcatcttatggcagaaagtgaagaggaactaaaaagcctcttgatggaagtgaaagaggagagtgaaaaagttggcttaaaactcaacattcagaaaactaagatcatggcatctggtcccatcacttcatggcaaatagatagggaaacagtggaaacagtgtcagactttatttttttgggctccaaaatcactgcagatggtgactgcagccatgaaattaaaagatgcttactccttggaaggaaagttatgaccaacctagttagcatattaaaaagcagagatactactttgccaacaaaggtctgtctagtcaaggctatagtttttccagtggttatgtatggatgtgagagttggactgtgaagaaagctgagtgctgaagaattgatgcttttgaactgtggtgttggggaagactcttgagagtcccttggactgcaaggaatccaaccagtccattctaaaggagatcagtcctggatattcattggaaggactaatgctaaagctgaaactccagtactttggccacctcatgggaagaattgactcattggaaaagactctgatgctgggagggattgtgggcaggaggagaaggggatgacagaagatgagatggctggatggcatcaccaactcgatggacatgagtttgagtgaactccgggagttggtgatggacagggagggctggcgtgctgtgattcatggggtcacaaagagtcggacacgactgagtgactgaactgaactggagtgtattttttaaaaaatgtatattctggaTACTGGACTCTTGTTaggtatttttttcccatttggtgACATTACTCTCTTGATAGATAGTATCCTTGtagcataaaattttaaaactttgatgaagttcaatttttctatttttaattttattgcttgTATTTTGGGtattatatcttaaaaatatataattctgtATAAATTAAGGACACTAAGGTTTAAGTCTATGTTttattctaagagttttgtagttttatcttttacatttagatctttgatccattttgagttaatttttgttggTGGTGTGAGGTAGGTGTCCAACCTCATTCTTTTCCATGTGTATATCAAGTTGTCCCAGAAcgattttttgaaaagtaatacatTATTTAGAAGTATCTAGAGTTTAacacggagaagacaatggcaacccactccagtactcttgcctggaaaatcccatggatggaggagcctggtaggctgcagtccatggggtcgctaagagtcggacacaactgagcgacttcactttcacttttcacttcattggagaaggaaatggcaacccactccagtgttcttgcctggagaatcccagggacgggggagccttgtgggctgccgtctatgggattgcaaagagttggacacgactgaagtgacttagcagcagagtttaactgtattttatatcattaaaaaattaaataatttatatcccAGAAATTCTTCTTCTAATTTATGGAATACTTATGTGATTGTATAGAGACTTTTATTCAAGGACatttattgcagcattgtttaagttgtaaaatattggctataataAAGTATCTTAATTGAGTGTTGGGTAAATAAATTGTGATATGTTTGTATAATGGGACACAATATTCCTGTTAAATAGAATGAGATAAATATTTGAGCTCTTCTTCTATGCTAAGTATTATACTACTGTTGATTCCCAATGACAATGGCCCTCACGAACACAACTGTAGTTGAACAAAGATGGGTTTATTGTTTTTttgcagagagagagaacacatgCCATGGGTAACATGGAGCATCTCTGTAGAAAGACATTAGAAAGGATTTATTATATGATTTGGGCTTTTGTTATTGACTTTGGGGAGAACTGAAGGGAATAGAGATTTTCTCTGGGTACTGTcagaaagtagaagaaaattCTATGATTGAATATCTTAAGGGTTATCTAGAAGGCACTTGGGCTAAAGCTTTACCTGGTAAAGAGACAGTAGCCATTCACGTTAGCCTAAAGAAGAGGATATTTGGCCATTTTTTTTGTGGTTGTGACTATTCTTGATTTTGTCTGTGCTCCAACATGATTCTAGAGTGGTCTGGGAACTTGTTTATGTTTAACAGGATTACACTATGGCCCAGCTGAGAGAGCCAGGCCAGCTCCCAGATTccaggggcttttttttttggctctgacACTGTGTGTAAAAAAGGCAGttcctgtcctcaaggagctccCTCAAGGGGAAGTGTGTGCAAATAAATTACACCACAGTGTAGTATGTGTAATAACAGAAACGTTAAAAGCAAATTCAGCAAATTATTATTTAGCagatattcaaattttatttcaaacttaCCACAAAGGAACTATATCTCTAAGAGTTTCTTCTGGctgagagaattttttttctctttcaatagaGAGAAAGTGTGTTTAGGTAAGATTGTTAGACTAGGTATAAGAAAGAAGTGTCTCTTAAAGATTATAGAAAGATTTTTTTGTTAAAACTCACTGTCCCttgatacaaactactatatataaaatacacaaacaataaAGTCCTACTGAATAGTACAGGAACTCTAACAATCCTGTAATAagccatatggaaaagaatataaaaactgaatcactgtgctgtacaccagaaaataacacaacattgtaaatcaactatatttcaaaatgattaaattaaaaaaggattAGTTAAAAAAAGGATACtctttccaaaaggaaaaaaattcacagcacctttaaaatatattaagcatGTGCAGTCtttttgtatatcaactatagctaaataaaaatgttaaaaaagtcACTGTGCCTTTAACCATTTGGTAAAGGTCATTAGACTTGTCCTAAAACTTATGATAAATCTTTCAGCAGTGTCTACTTTCCCTCATGTAACaatcccatttttaaaataccaataaGGACAGTCTTTAAATACTGCATGTTGAAGTCCAGTGAATTATAAGGTTTTAGTAGTCAGCATAGTAATTTAAGCTAGGcacatttccaggaaaaaaaaaaaaaaaaaggcctctaACTACTTAGAGTAAAGCCTATAAGACCACTGAAAAAACTTACACATTTCCACCTTATTCTTCATTAGAACTTGGAAGTATGACACATTTTTGGCTCATGAATTTTGACTAATTCTCCTTCCAAACAGGACATTTCTCAGGGCAAGTTTCATGTCCTTATTGCGAAGACTATAGATCAGGGGATTAAGGAAAGGAGTCATTATTGAATATACCAATGTGAGGATTTTCTGCATCAAAGCTGAGATGCCATATGTAGGACTCACATACATTACCATGACTGTCCCATAGAAAAGAGACACCACAGTTAAATGAGAACCACAGGTTGAAAAGGCCTTTCTCCGGCCAGCTGTAGAAGGGATCTGAAGAACAGCTCTGAGCAGCAGGGTGTAGGATCGAAGAATATACATAATAGTGAAAAAGAGGACAAGGGAGCTCTGAGTAtagaaaataaattcagtaatGGGGGCTGGAGCACAGGACAGAGCCATCAGTGGATCCATATCACACAGGAAGTGATCAATGATATTGGGTCCACAGAAGGGAAGTTGGGAGATGAAAAAAATGGGGATTGGGTAGCCAAGGAATCCAGTGAGCCAGCAGAGAGATACCAGTGTTCCACAGAGCCTCCGAGTCATGATGATGGGGTAGTGCAGTGGGTGACAGATGGCCTGGTACTGATCATAAGCCATTACTGCTAAGAAGAGACATTCAGCTGTGCccagggaaaagaagaaatagaactgGAGGAAGCAGCCAGAAAATGAGATGGCCTTCGTTTTGGAGAGAATGTTGACCAGCATGTTAGGAACAGTGGAGGAAACATACCAGATTTCAAGGAAGGCCAAGTTTCCCAACagaaagtacatgggggtgtacAGTCGTGGGTCCCATTTCACTGCACAGATAATGGCTCCATTCCCCACCAAAGTCAAGGCATAAACCACCAAAAATAGTGAGAAGAGAAAAATCTGTACCTCCCAGCAACCAGGGAATCCCAGGAGAACAAACTCCGTCACAATGTGTGTTGCTGACCTGTTCATGGGTCTTAAATCTACAAAGAAGAAAGAGGTGAGAGAACCCAAGTTACTTTGCTTCCTACACATCCTAAGGATTTTATTGAAGGGAACTTAAACACTACCCTAAAATATACGAGGTATTTTGAAATGAAGTGGGAATAAATCTCACCTTATTTTGAATTGACTATGGATCTAAATCTCAGTATTATTTTGTTAGAATCCAATGCAGAAAGGTCCACATCAGTTTGTACAACCAGTGgtgaaaatttctttctttttaattttgatccTTAAGAAGATGCTTTCTACTTTTGGTCTTTTTCTAAAGTTGACTATAGATTTTCATGCACAAACTCTTCCACTTTCTCTTATTCTGcatgcggctgctgctaagtcgcttcagtcatgtccgactctgtgcgaccacatagacggcagcccaccaggctcccgcgtccctgggattctccaggcaagaacactggagtgggttgccatttctttctcaaggcatgaaagtgaaaagtgaaagtgaagtcactcagtcgtgtccgactcttagcgaccccatggactgcagcccaccaggctcctctgtccatgggattttccaggcaagagtactggagtggggtgccattgccataccTTGTTACAAAACAACAATGTCATATTTTGAGGACAGCTAGCGTGAAgttcggagagggcaatggcaccccactccagtactcttgcctggaaaatcctatggacggaggagcctggtaggctgtagtccatggggtcgcaaagagtcggacatgactgagcgacttcactttcactttcatgcattggagaaggaaatggcagcccactccagtgttcttgcctggagaatcccagggacgcgggagcctggtgggctgccgtctatgtggtcgcacagagtcggacacgactgaagtgacttagcagcagtagcagcagcagtgtgaagtTGATCTAAGCCTTTGGCAACAGACCAGAATTAGCTGATTTACACATGGAGATAAAAATTACTCCAGAACACTGTCTTTTCAGAATAACCTAATCAATTGAGTTATTTGTGACAGATATCATGACAGTCAAGACTCGAGGCTATTCctaaattcctttaaaattttctttaaaatatcactCTAACCACTTGAGTGATGCCTAAAAAAAGTACAAGAGACCTAGtatatcataaatatttgttattattttaaaaatatcctatTTATGTgttcaattttacatttttacacatactataaaaaataaactatcttgctttttatatTCAGATCCTACCTAGATAAAGAAAATGGTGTTTTTAATACAAAAGTTTAGTTCATTTAGTTAGTATTTTTGGATGATAAAAACAACTAAAGAAATCTACAATCAAACAGGGTTTTATCTGCAATTTTATCTGGCAGAATTAGTTTTGTTCTCTGAAAAGAAAGTGaggacattttcaaatatttggacAGACATGTACTTTTCAGTACATGCATTTAaaatttgtacatttaaaaattgtgcagcatttaaaaattgtacaaaaatgtataaatctttatatatttcaaaCAACAGAGTAATCTTGTAATTGATTAATATTAAGAAAACACTAAGAGGCCtaagggcgacagaggatgagatggttggatggcctcaccaatgcaatggacatgaacttgggcaaactctgggagatggtgagggacaagaaagcctggcgtgctgcagaccatggggctgtgaagagtctgcacgacttggtgactgaacagctgaacaacagcaacaacaaattggCGGCTGAACAAGAGACCTAAAAATAATAGTTTCAACATTCAGTTTTCTTATTAAATTCAGATCTCCTGCCTTGTATATTAGAAGTCACCAGTCTTAACTTTGTTAGGAATAGGAGATAAAGAAATTTGAGAGgcaaaaaagaacagagaaattgAAAGGAGGATCATGTATGATACTTATGAATCAAGATTTGGAATATTCCCATCAGTGGTTTTTAAGGAAGTATAAAAAGGAAGTTTGAGCATCCAAGTCtaaagctgtccagttttccaatcAATGTTGAATTCAAAAGATATGTGTTTACCATCTTCAGTGAATAAGGTGCTTGATAGAAGATTCCCAGACTGTTATTTACAAAGCATAAATAAATCACTTTATCTGTGATAGGTCAGAAATAAGCCCAAGTTCACAGATTTAAACCAGAATCATGAGATCTGTGCTTCCTGTTTTCCTTTACGAAAAAACGAAATATGTCTGCTTAATGTGAACAACAGTTTGGAACACTCTAGGTTTGACAATTTCACATCTCACTTCGTCTTTTCTGCCACAGTGCCCTATAAGATTTATTAGCAGCGACATTATTTTTCCTGTAGCTTTTGGTGAAAATGTAGATAAGCAGTGGGATGGTCAAAAAGTGGGAAGTTTAATAAAAAAGTTTAGAgttgtcaatttttatttttaccattgaTGG is a genomic window containing:
- the LOC129620498 gene encoding olfactory receptor 11H4 — its product is MNRSATHIVTEFVLLGFPGCWEVQIFLFSLFLVVYALTLVGNGAIICAVKWDPRLYTPMYFLLGNLAFLEIWYVSSTVPNMLVNILSKTKAISFSGCFLQFYFFFSLGTAECLFLAVMAYDQYQAICHPLHYPIIMTRRLCGTLVSLCWLTGFLGYPIPIFFISQLPFCGPNIIDHFLCDMDPLMALSCAPAPITEFIFYTQSSLVLFFTIMYILRSYTLLLRAVLQIPSTAGRRKAFSTCGSHLTVVSLFYGTVMVMYVSPTYGISALMQKILTLVYSIMTPFLNPLIYSLRNKDMKLALRNVLFGRRISQNS